The DNA sequence cccataccttcgcatagcgaagagcctccgggcaatggggtacgaagtttttaggTTCAATGGGGTTGAGTTTCTGCTGAATATGAAAGGCAAAACCGTGGTGTTTGTCGGTGACTCGGTGGGAAGGAACCATGGCAGTCTTTGATTTGTATGCTGCCAGCTGCAGCACCTCAGGCACAGACACAATTGGTCAGGGGAAATCCTCTCAGTCTTCAAATTCTTGGTGAGTCCAATCAAATTTTTCTGAGCAGTAAATGAGTAATCATGGCGATACTTGACATTTCCATTCCCAGTAAGATTTAGGTCCTATTTGGATACAAACACTTACTGAGGAAGAAATTAGAAGGTAAACTGAATTAAACTTCTCTCATGAGTTAAAACAACCTATGCACTTTTATTGAAATGAAACTCTCtcattttaacttatgaaagaaggttaatgtattttataaaagtgTTTTTTGAAAAGTTTATCTAAACATGACCCTAGACTATAAAGCCACTTACATACTTCTTTTGTGGGTAAGATTCAGATTTGGTAGGTCAATAAGAGGTAAGAACAACATAGTTTTTCCACACGTAAATAGATTGTTTTTCCCACTTTGTTAAGTTTCATTAAAAATGATGGTGAGTAGggtcatatttttttgtaataggaCAAAGAATCTGTTGAAAAGGTGTTTGTGAGATAGTGTCAAATAGAACATGAGATGTAGCTGTCTATTTAGAAATTTGCTTATGAGAGGACCCATAGTGTTTTCAGGCATTAAATAAGTCAAGTTGATGCAAACTGCAGCCACATCATCTTCATGCTTTACCCTTAGAAGTTAGAGTAATACATATAGACCAtgcagagtaaaaaaaaaacattttagagaAGAGGTCTATAAAATTGGGTTTGATATGGTATGTGCAGAGCTATGGTGTGAGCATTTCATTTTACAGAGCTCCTTATTTGGATGTGGATGTGGTCCAAGGGAAGAGAATTCTGAGGCTGGAAAAGGTAGGTGAGAATGGTGACGCATGGAAGAGAGCTGATGTGCTGTCTTTCAAAACAGGGCATTGGTGGAGTCATCAAGGATCTCTTCAAGGGTAGGCCCTTTTTGTATGTTTATtcaagaaaatacaaataaaaaggaattcaaacctgaaattttgggtttctcattctttttctttttttttttagtttctatacgTTTtagtatataaattgttattcaaTCACAGATAGCTCTGTATAACAAGTTTTAATGACTTTTACAAGTAGTTTTTATgacctttttgttttattatcttttataataattatctttaaaatcacaacaacaacaacgccttatcccactaggtgggatcggctacatggatcaacttccgtcataatgttctatcaataataatttctaattaattgtcCGTATAAGTTTTTTACATTGAAAATGCCTAGAAATTAAGCTATTCAATGAATGGTTAACATGCAACATTTCAGGTGGGATTATGTAGAATTGGGAGGCAAGTACTACCCAGATATGGATGGCTTAGCAGCTTTGGAAAGTGGTATGAAAACATGGGCTAATTGGGTGGACAACAATATTGATAGAAGCAAAACCAGGGTGTTCTTTCAGGCAATTTCTCCCACACACTACAAGTAGGGACTCTTCATCTTTGACTCTATTATCTTGAACtcctttcttctctctcttgcaTTATTGTATTGAAACTGAGTATTTGATTTCTGAGCTTCAGTATggtattattattttggttCTATTTAACTTATAATTAACCAACATTTTCAGACAAATGAAgcaaaataactaataaaagTAAATCATTGATTGAACTTTTTTGTAAGAATTGACTAAATCAATTTGAAGATTGATAATTAATCTACAAACATGAAGCAAAATGCCAATCTTTCTCTCAAAGTCAAACTACATTTTCATTTTCCCATTTGCATTTTATCTGATGAATTGCGTATTTGCCTTAAGGGTTGAGAATGGGACCCTTATTTTGACTAGGCCATGACAACTTGCACATAGATTATTGCAATTTTTTCGGTCGAAAAGGTTCTTGCAAGTTGAGTCTTCTATCCCGAGGTTGAAATTTATGGACTTGCTGATGTTGTCTCTGTCACAGGTTGAAATCTACATGCGCTCTTGCTCAATATGGAACTGAAATCTATTTCAtaccaaaaaataaactatttacaatttataacaACTGACTATATAGTAAttcatatcattttcattttcttgctcCCTTGATTTGTGCACAAGTAATTATATCATTCTTCACTTTGCCCTTCACAACTTTAAATTCCTCTATCATATATTTGCAtatttacaaagtctctttttattattaacacTTGAAAACTTGTTTTAGGCATAGTACTCCCGGCATTACATCATGAGTGGTTGTTGGATAACCAATAttcctataaataaaattacttatacTCTTAAAAGATTGTGAGCATACAATAAAGATTacatcataaagaaaaataatagcaaGTACAAGAATTTAATGTGATCTGACACTTTTTGTCTATGTCCACGGAATCGTCTCAAAAATATTTCTCTATCACAACAATAATTACAAGATTATAACTTATTccaaatagtgtatcactctacaaatCCGAATACTTCACTCAATGGTTACAAAaaatgataacactctcacacaaagacatttttctttcaacatagtgattttatttcattatctttcttctcacacactctcttcatatgttgtttcttcattaatttttttttctatttatagtgaagattattatcaactataataaataaattcttttggaagttgaaacaaaaataactttcaatatattcattcaaataagttttatttagtaaaatacaattttttaattgcatTTAAATCGCCTAAatcttagtgataaaaattcaattattactATACATGCAGCTTATCTTTTGACTTGAAAGTCTATATTAGTCGCAccattacataaataaataggaATTTGGATGTACAAagcttaaaagaaattatatcaGCCATGGTATCCGAACAAAAAggcaaaaagcaaaagaaagcaaaaggaatgagacaaatgaaataaaaaaatgtgtgataaaaagtatataaatctCTAAAGAACTTTTCTGTAAAAACAACAGCATTGTTAACTAAAAGAATCTAAAAGAGTCAGTcagtatattatttaaaaacaaaatcatgcTAAAGAAATTTCTAGTTAAGCTAAAAACTTCTTTTATGTATTAacatgaaaatgttttcagcagaaaattaaaatgatcaaTATATTTGACAATATTATGACAGCAAACTTAAATAGCAGTCTTATTAgtttcattatttcatttatcAAAACTAGGCTATCGAAATTATGCAAAGGTGCTTCTTTTGTGGCCTCAAAGTCATTTATGGTCACATGAGTTTGCAATAGGCTCTTTTATCATTGCCTTTCCCCATCAATCCGGTCAGATCTTAAGAAGGTTGTTTTTCCTAGTTAGTGCAGCAAGATCACCGTGATGCATGTGATGGTAAAAAAAAGTGTCGGTGAAATAAAACACACATGATACACCATCACATTAATAATATCCATACACATGAAAATAGTACAACAGACTCTTATAttatacttctttttctttttttttcccattgGGGTATTTCTGTTTTATCTAGTACATGACACGAATGATGTGTCTTTTGGTCCCTCTAAAAATCATCTCTTGCACTCTCCCATTAGAAAAAAACCACACTATCTACTGAGTAGATATATCCCAAGCCAACAATTTCAAACAACATACCTTTAAATCAGAAATGGGCCAAAATAAATAGGCTATATAATCCAATGGGGCAAGGCTGTGACATAGCACATGGAGATGTCCAGGGTCAGCAACAGTGAATGGATAtgtctctaataaattttagtatgaACCTAAAAAACACAGCTTCTTAGTTCTGTGGCTGGCTTCACTTCCACAACATTTTCCAACTAACTTAGAGTAGCATTAACCTATTTAGTCTTTGACATTAAGCATTGATAAGTAGGAAAAGGTAAAACAATGATTTGGGTTTTGAAGTTCATTAATTATTGGGCAGATTACACTAaatcacatgtttttttttaaaaaaaataaaaattacatgataCTCCTGCCTTTTTAACATTACACCAACCCCTTacaacgataaaaaaaaaaaaaaaaaaaagtgtaatgtGTTTCTTTGGTAATAAGGGATGCACTCATgccaatataatatattttaaacaattaagggAGGTTAGTGCATGGAATCAAAAGATAATGATATCGAgtgaatttcaaagaaaatacgGGGAGCGTTACTGTAATTtgctcttaattattttgtttaagcttgtctaaattattttattacgaACTTGAGCACAAATTAACTAGATGCCACTAATATGCAGCCCAAATGAATGGAATGTGGGTAAGACAACTGTGATGACAACAAAGAATTGCTATGATGAAACTGCCCCAATCAGTGGCACAACATACCCTGGAGCATACCCTGAACAGATGAGGGTTGTGGATATGGTCATAAGAGAAATGAGAAACCCTGCATATCTTTTGGACATCACAATGTTATCAGCATTGAGGAAGGATGGCCACCCTTCAATTTACAGTGGTGAAATGAGTCCTCTGAAGAGGGCTACTGACCCTAATCGAGCTGATTGCTGCCATTGGTGTCTTCCTGGATTGCCTGATACTTGGAATGAACTATTCTACACTGCTTTGTTCTACTAAATTATATACTAGCTAATTAACATTGTTCACTcatagtatttatattttttgtttttatttcggCCACCAAATTATCTTCAGTAGGTGGTGCATTAATTGAGGGTTGCAT is a window from the Glycine max cultivar Williams 82 chromosome 2, Glycine_max_v4.0, whole genome shotgun sequence genome containing:
- the LOC102669374 gene encoding protein PMR5, with product KKNILEKRSIKLGLIWYVQSYGVSISFYRAPYLDVDVVQGKRILRLEKVGENGDAWKRADVLSFKTGHWWSHQGSLQGWDYVELGGKYYPDMDGLAALESGMKTWANWVDNNIDRSKTRVFFQAISPTHYNPNEWNVGKTTVMTTKNCYDETAPISGTTYPGAYPEQMRVVDMVIREMRNPAYLLDITMLSALRKDGHPSIYSGEMSPLKRATDPNRADCCHWCLPGLPDTWNELFYTALFY